From Etheostoma spectabile isolate EspeVRDwgs_2016 chromosome 8, UIUC_Espe_1.0, whole genome shotgun sequence, a single genomic window includes:
- the LOC116694315 gene encoding DNA polymerase III PolC-type isoform X2, protein MAYSETIVFFDLETTGLDTTVCDIIQVAAICGEKVFNVHTLPRRALTESATQVTGFTVSNDRLFLRGAPVNTIPLVDALTSFIDFLRSFHQPVLLAAHNAKRFDAPVLNRVLRQLSLQHKFQQVVSGYVDTFLLSKNLNQGLRSHSQEYLVSHFLGRTYNAHNAVEDAKMLQALFNSWKPNNWHISRVTFSTKAYF, encoded by the coding sequence ACACCACAGTGTGTGACATCATCCAGGTGGCGGCCATCTGTGGAGAGAAGGTCTTTAACGTCCACACCCTCCCCCGCCGGGCCCTCACCGAGAGCGCCACACAGGTGACGGGCTTCACCGTCAGTAACGACCGCTTGTTTCTCCGCGGGGCTCCAGTTAACACCATCCCTCTTGTTGATGCTCTCACCTCCTTCATTGACTTCCTGCGCTCCTTCCACCAGCCCGTGCTGCTGGCAGCCCACAATGCAAAGCGGTTTGATGCACCTGTGCTCAACAGAGTGCTGCGACAGCTCTCCCTGCAGCATAAGTTCCAGCAGGTGGTGTCTGGGTACGTGGACACCTTCCTGCTAAGCAAGAACCTCAACCAAGGTTTACGCAGTCATTCTCAGGAGTACTTGGTCAGCCACTTCCTGGGAAGGACCTACAACGCCCATAATGCAGTGGAGGATGCCAAAATGCTGCAGGCGCTGTTCAACTCATGGAAGCCCAATAACTGGCACATTTCAAGAGTTACCTTTTCAACCAAAGCATATTTTTAA